In one window of Sphingomonas sp. BGYR3 DNA:
- the nusA gene encoding transcription termination factor NusA has product MATAVSANKAELIAIADSVAREKLIDRAIVIEALEEAIQRAAKTRYGVENDIRAKLDPQSGDLRLWRVVEVVEAVDDFFKQVDVAQAQKLQKGAVVGDYIVDPLPPIEFGRIQAQASKQIIFQKVRDAERERQFEEFKDRQGEIITGVVKRVEFGHVVVDLGRAEGVIRRDQQIPREVVRVNDRVRSIILNVRRENRGPQIFLSRAHPEFMKKLFAQEVPEIYDGIIEIKAAARDPGSRAKIGVISHDSSIDPVGACVGMKGSRVQAVVQEMQGEKIDIIPWSPDTATFVVNALQPANVARVVIDEEEDRIEVVVPDDQLSLAIGRRGQNVRLASQLTGKGIDILTETDASEKRQQEFVERTALFEKELDVDETLAQLLVAEGFTELEEVAYVELDELASIEGFDEELAQELQSRAQEALDRREEANREARRALGVEDALADIPYMTEAMLVTLGKAGIKTLDDLADLATDELVAKKRAEPRRRGNDTAPQRAEDKGGILAQYGLSEEQGNEIIMAARAHWFADDDAAEAQEDAVADSEQ; this is encoded by the coding sequence ATGGCCACCGCCGTTTCCGCCAACAAGGCCGAACTGATCGCGATCGCCGATTCGGTCGCGCGCGAAAAGCTGATCGACCGCGCCATCGTGATCGAGGCGCTGGAAGAAGCGATCCAGCGCGCCGCCAAGACCCGCTATGGCGTCGAAAACGACATCCGCGCCAAGCTGGACCCCCAGTCCGGCGACCTGCGCCTGTGGCGCGTCGTCGAGGTGGTCGAGGCCGTCGACGATTTCTTCAAGCAGGTCGATGTCGCCCAGGCGCAGAAGCTGCAAAAGGGTGCCGTGGTCGGCGATTACATCGTCGATCCGCTGCCCCCCATCGAATTCGGCCGCATCCAGGCCCAGGCGTCGAAGCAGATCATCTTTCAGAAGGTCCGCGATGCCGAGCGCGAGCGGCAGTTCGAGGAATTCAAGGACCGCCAGGGCGAGATCATCACCGGCGTCGTCAAGCGCGTCGAGTTCGGCCATGTCGTCGTCGATCTGGGCCGGGCAGAGGGCGTCATCCGCCGCGACCAGCAAATCCCGCGCGAAGTCGTCCGTGTGAACGATCGCGTTCGGTCGATCATCCTGAACGTTCGCCGTGAAAACCGGGGGCCGCAGATCTTCCTGAGCCGCGCGCATCCCGAATTCATGAAGAAGCTGTTCGCGCAGGAAGTTCCGGAAATCTATGACGGCATCATCGAGATCAAGGCCGCGGCCCGCGATCCGGGCAGCCGCGCCAAGATCGGCGTGATCAGCCATGATTCGAGCATCGACCCCGTCGGCGCCTGCGTCGGCATGAAGGGCAGCCGCGTGCAGGCCGTCGTGCAGGAAATGCAGGGCGAAAAGATCGACATCATCCCCTGGTCGCCCGACACGGCAACTTTTGTCGTCAACGCGTTGCAGCCGGCCAATGTCGCCCGCGTCGTGATCGACGAGGAAGAGGACCGGATCGAAGTCGTGGTGCCCGACGACCAGCTGTCGCTGGCGATCGGCCGCCGCGGCCAGAATGTCCGCCTGGCCAGCCAGCTGACCGGCAAGGGCATCGACATCCTGACCGAGACGGATGCCAGCGAAAAGCGGCAGCAGGAGTTTGTCGAGCGCACCGCCCTGTTCGAAAAGGAACTGGACGTCGACGAGACGCTGGCCCAGCTGCTGGTTGCCGAAGGCTTCACCGAGCTGGAAGAAGTCGCCTATGTCGAGCTGGACGAACTGGCCAGCATCGAAGGGTTTGACGAGGAGCTGGCGCAGGAGCTGCAAAGCCGTGCGCAGGAAGCACTCGACCGCCGGGAAGAGGCGAACCGCGAGGCGCGGCGTGCGCTTGGCGTCGAGGACGCGCTGGCCGACATCCCCTATATGACCGAAGCGATGCTGGTCACGCTGGGCAAGGCGGGGATCAAGACGCTGGACGATCTGGCGGACCTGGCCACCGACGAGCTGGTCGCCAAGAAGCGGGCCGAGCCGCGTCGCCGCGGCAACGACACGGCCCCGCAGCGCGCCGAGGACAAGGGCGGCATCCTGGCCCAGTATGGGCTGAGCGAGGAACAGGGCAACGAGATCATCATGGCCGCGCGCGCGCATTGGTTCGCCGATGACGACGCGGCCGAAGCTCAGGAGGACGCAGTTGCGGATTCCGAGCAATGA
- a CDS encoding DUF448 domain-containing protein yields the protein MSDPVRTCILSREEAPRDGLIRLALAPDGQVLPDIRAKAPGRGAWIGADQAELTDAMARGKLRGALSRAFKTNTLTVPDDLASRIAAQLRQAALDRLGLEARAGTVLTGSEKIAAEARAGKLALLIHAADAGADGAGKLAQAWRVGMGEEGGGRRGLTLPVERPILSMALGRENVVHIGVIDSGAARRITDAIERWLRFIGPAPNAQPCETASQGASAVGG from the coding sequence ATGAGCGATCCGGTCCGCACTTGTATCCTGTCGCGCGAGGAAGCGCCGCGCGACGGCCTGATCCGGCTGGCGCTGGCGCCTGACGGGCAGGTGCTGCCCGATATCCGTGCCAAGGCGCCGGGGCGGGGGGCGTGGATCGGCGCGGATCAGGCGGAGCTGACCGACGCCATGGCGCGCGGCAAGCTGCGCGGTGCGCTGTCGCGGGCATTCAAGACCAACACGCTGACCGTGCCCGACGATCTGGCCAGTCGCATCGCGGCCCAGCTGCGCCAGGCGGCGCTTGACCGGCTGGGGCTGGAAGCGCGGGCGGGAACGGTGCTGACCGGATCGGAAAAGATCGCTGCAGAGGCGCGCGCGGGCAAGCTGGCCCTGCTGATCCATGCCGCCGATGCCGGGGCCGATGGTGCCGGCAAGCTGGCCCAGGCATGGCGTGTGGGCATGGGCGAGGAGGGCGGTGGCCGCAGGGGGCTGACATTGCCGGTGGAACGCCCCATATTGTCGATGGCGCTGGGCCGGGAAAATGTCGTCCATATCGGCGTCATCGATTCCGGCGCCGCGCGGCGCATAACGGACGCCATCGAGCGCTGGCTGCGATTTATCGGTCCCGCACCCAATGCCCAACCTTGCGAAACTGCTTCGCAAGGGGCATCGGCTG